A genomic stretch from Leptotrichia sp. HSP-536 includes:
- a CDS encoding transposase — protein sequence MTNSNGNYYVSVLTEFEKEIQKMPSNDKVIGFDFSMSELFVSSENQRADYPKYFRMLEEKLKKLQKSLSRKVKFSKNWYK from the coding sequence TTGACAAACAGTAATGGAAATTATTATGTTTCTGTCTTGACGGAATTTGAAAAAGAAATTCAAAAAATGCCAAGTAATGATAAGGTAATTGGCTTTGATTTTTCAATGTCTGAATTATTTGTCAGTTCTGAAAACCAAAGGGCTGATTATCCAAAATATTTTAGGATGCTAGAAGAAAAATTAAAGAAATTACAGAAATCATTATCAAGGAAAGTAAAATTTTCTAAAAATTGGTATAAGTAA
- a CDS encoding helix-turn-helix domain-containing protein: MKYNLAFKYRIYPNKEQELLINKTFGCVRFVYNTIFYTANKIYEETGKNKIITPASLKSENQFLKEVDSPALSNTQLNVKRSFTNFFRRERSFQSSNLKRIVLKVIRQKH, encoded by the coding sequence ATGAAATATAATTTAGCATTCAAATACAGAATTTATCCAAATAAGGAGCAAGAATTATTGATAAACAAGACTTTCGGATGTGTTCGTTTTGTCTACAATACAATTTTCTACACTGCGAATAAAATTTATGAAGAAACTGGAAAAAATAAAATAATTACACCTGCCAGTTTGAAGAGTGAAAACCAATTTTTGAAAGAAGTGGACAGTCCGGCACTTTCAAATACTCAGCTAAATGTAAAACGATCGTTTACGAATTTTTTCAGAAGAGAGCGAAGTTTCCAAAGTTCAAATCTAAAAAGAATAGTGTTAAAAGTTATACGACAAAAACATTGA
- a CDS encoding RNA-guided endonuclease InsQ/TnpB family protein, with protein MSKEHNAVIVEDLNMKGMSQALNFGKSVGDNGWGMFLRMLEYKLMFLGKQFLKIDKWFPSSKTCSKCGNVKEELKLSERSYKCECCGIEIDRDYNAALNIKNIGKEILKY; from the coding sequence TTGTCCAAAGAACATAATGCTGTGATTGTCGAGGATTTGAATATGAAAGGGATGAGCCAGGCATTAAATTTTGGGAAAAGTGTAGGAGATAATGGATGGGGAATGTTTTTGAGGATGCTTGAGTATAAGTTGATGTTTTTAGGAAAGCAATTTTTAAAAATAGATAAGTGGTTTCCGTCGTCGAAAACTTGCAGTAAATGTGGAAATGTTAAAGAGGAGCTGAAATTATCAGAAAGAAGCTATAAATGTGAGTGCTGTGGAATTGAGATTGATAGAGATTACAATGCGGCACTGAATATAAAAAACATTGGAAAAGAGATATTGAAATATTAG